Sequence from the Gloeocapsopsis dulcis genome:
TTAAGACAACTCCTAACGGTTCTGAACAAACGTATCCATGACTAGGAAGTTGTTCTAACGGAAGTTTAACTTTTTTGGGTCTTACCCACGATCTAATATGCTTTAGTGCATAATCAACTTCTCTCACAATGCTAATTTCTGTAGCATATGTTTCTAATTCTGGTTTACACAAGTCTTTTTTAAGAGCATCTACAATGCTTGCAGCATTTTCTTGAATAGCTCTTTTTAAAATGTTTAATTGCTCAACCCGAAATTCAATTTCTTTTGTATAGCCAGAATTAAAATAAATACGCTGTTTGCAAATGATATCATTGATAGTCAGTCCAGCAAGCATATTTGATCCCTATAAGTAAATTTACTCTTAGTTGTATATAACAACAAGTAGTATTTTTCGTAATTTATTCATATCATACTAAATGCTAAAGTTCTGAATATTACAAGACTCAATTTGATATCATTTTGCCGCGGTAAGGCTAGTATGCTTACAGTGAAAGTAATTCAACTATAGCTATGCTGTTAAGCTAATAAGTAGCCGTATATGTTACTACCAGTTGCAACGTAGACTGATGGCTACACCCCAAAACAATAATTTAAGTCACTTTTTACATAAGTCCTGAATTAAACTAAATAATCTGGAACACAAGTTAAAGGAGCAAAAAATGGCATCCATCCGCGAGTTGCACCAACAACTGGTGAGCAAAGAACGCTCTGCGGTTGAAATTACTCAAGAAGCCTTGCAGCGTATTGTAGCCTTAGAGCCGAAATTACATAGCTTCTTATCAGTGACAGCAGATACGGCGTTAGCACAGGCACAAGTAGTAGATGCCAAAATCGCCGCAGGAGAAGAAATTGGGTTACTCACAGGAATTCCGATTGGCATCAAAGACAATATGTGTACCAAGGGAATTCGGACAACGTGTGCTTCTAAAATCTTGGAAAACTTTGTACCACCGTACGAATCAACCGTGACGCAAAAGCTGGTAGATGCAGGCACTGTTATGGTGGGCAAAACGAATTTAGATGAATTTGCGATGGGCAGTTCCACCGAGAACTCAGCATTTCAAGTTACTGCAAATCCGTGGGATCTTGAACGAGTCCCTGGTGGTTCTTCTGGTGGTTCAGCGGCGGCGGTAGCAGCACAAGAATGTGTCGTTGCATTGGGTTCTGATACCGGAGGTTCGATTCGTCAACCAGCATCATTTTGCGGTGTTGTTGGAATGAAACCTACTTATGGGCTAGTGTCACGTTATGGTTTAGTAGCGTTTGCTTCATCGTTGGATCAAATTGGACCATTTGGACGCACTGTAGAAGATGCAGCAATCCTACTTGGTGCGATCGCCGGATACGATTGCAAAGATTCCACGAGTCTCAAAGTCGAAGTTCCAGACTATACACAAGCCTTAAAACCCGACGTTAAAAATCTCCGCATTGGTATTATCACAGAAACCTTTGGTGAGGGATTAGATCCTGCTGTCGAACAAGCTGTCACAAAAGCGATTGAACAACTGAAGGATTTAGGAGCAGAAGTTCAAGAAATTTCCTGTCCGCGCTTTCGTTATGGGTTACCTACTTACTACATTATTGCGCCCTCGGAAGCTTCAGCGAACTTAGCGCGTTACGACGGTGTAAAATATGGCTTGCGCACATCAGATGCCGAAAATCTCCTCTCCATGTATAATCGCACTCGTGCTGCTGGTTTTGGGACCGAAGTCAAACGGCGGATTATGGTAGGAACTTACACGCTGTCTGCAGGCTATTACGATGCGTATTATTTAAAGGCGCAAAAAGTCCGCACACTCATTAAGCAAGACTTTGAAAATGCGTTTGCCAATGTCGATGTTTTAGTTTGTCCAACAGTACCAACAACAGCATTTAAGGCGGGAGAAAAGACAGACGATCCCCTAAGTATGTATTTAACTGATTTGATGACAATCACCGTCAATCTTGCAGGCTTACCAGGAATAAGTATTCCCTGTGGTTTTGACGATCGCGGTTTACCAATTGGATTGCAGTTGATTGGAAACGTACTGCGCGAAGATCTGCTATTTCAAGTTGCATATGCCTATGAACAAGCTACTGAGTGGCATAAACATACTCCCAAGGTGTTGATATAGCGATCGCCACAGTCAGTGTCAGTATAGTGATGCACAGCAGTGAGTTTTTATCATAACTTTGTGCATCCGTACACGAGTAGAAGAATATCCATGCTCAACAAATTATCTTTGAGGTGGCTGGTAAGTGCTGGGTTAATTGCTGCACTTTTTTATATCGGGTTAAGCGTATATCTCTTTTTTCAGCAAACCCGCTTTATATTTTTTCCTTCACCTATCATTCAAACGACACCAGAGTTTTTTAATCTTCGCTATCGAGAAGTATGGCTATCTGTTAGCACAACCGCAGGGCAAGTAGAACGCATTCATGGCTGGTGGATTCCTGCGACTCAATCCAATGGACAAGTATTGCTCTATTTACACGGTAATGGGATTAACATTGGTGCGAATGTTGCTCACGCCTATCGATTTCACCAGATGGGTTTTTCAGTACTCCTGATTGATTATCGTGGCTACGGGCGCAGTGATGGGGCTTTTCCCTCTGAAGCGAGTGTTTACCAAGATGCTGCGGTGGCGTGGGATTATCTTGTAACCCAGCAACAAATTGATCCAAGTCAAATTTTTATTTATGGACATTCTTTAGGTGGTGCGATCGCTATTAATTTAGCACTACAACAACCCAATGCGGCAGGATTAATTGTCGAAAGCTCATTTACTTCAATTCGTGCCATGATCGATTTTCAGCGTGCCTACCGCATATTTCCCATTGATTTGATTTTACGTCAGCGCTTCGACTCGATTAGTAAAGTACCCACTTTACAGACTCCTGTTTTATTTCTTCATGGTACTGCCGATTGGCAAGTTCCTGCGCAGATGAGCGAACAACTCTACGCTGCTGTACCGGAACCAAAGCAATTGATCTTAATTCCTGGTGCGGGACATAATAATGTCGCCGAAGTTGCAGATTCTAAGTACTTTCAAGTGGTGCAAAACTTTGTTCGACAAGTCTCAACTCAACAAGTGGCGGAACATTAGAACCCGTGGAGTTAAAAGATGCAACTACAACTAAATCAGCTAGATGTTAAGCCAGGGCAAAGAGTACTACTACTTGCAACATCAGTATGTCGCAACGCATCAAAGTCAGATTTTCCCTAACTTACCAATTGTAGAAGTCATTCCCCAATACATTGCCCAGAGCAAGGTGCAGGGAAGAAACGCCGCAGTTAAGGCTTTTCGGGCTTGGGTATAACAGTTGTCATTTCAGTGAGGCGATCGCGCATTATGTCATGCCGACAAATTATTGCAATGGGCGGTGGTGGTTTCTCGATGGAACCAGAGAACCTCCTATTGGATCAATACATCCTTGGTTTAGTTAACAAAGAAAAACCAAAAGTCTGCTTCGTCCCTACCGCGAGTGGTGATGCAGAAGATTACATTGCCAGATTTTACGCTTCCTATTCAACACTACCATCCACACCTTCACATCTATCACTATTTAAACCACCACCCGCCGACCTGAGAACTTTAGTATTGGAACAAGACATTATTTATGTAGGGGGAGGAAGTACCAAAAATTTGCTTGCGCTTTGGAAAGAATGGGGACTCGACATAATCCTGAAAGAAGCGTGGGAAAGTGGTGTTATCCTTGCTGGCTTAAGTGCGGGTTCGATTTGCTGGTTTGAGCAAGGAGTCACCGATTCGCTTCCTGGAGAATTAACAGTATTACCTTGTCTTGGCTTGCTTCAGGGTAGCAATTGCCCTCATTATGATGGAGAATTAGAAAGAAGACCTGCTTACCATCGTTTACTATCAGCAGGACACATCAGTGATGGATATGCCGCAGATGATGGCGTAGCACTGCATTTTATTAACAATAGGCTAGAGCAAATTGTCAGTTCTCGTCCAAATGCAAAAGCTTACAGATTGCAAAAGATGGCAGAAGGAATTCAAGAAAGTCCCTTAGAAACAGTATATTTGGGCACGTAGTAATTCAAAGTAAAGAATACGTTTAGTTTATGCCCAACAAGATCAGGGAACTGAAAAGCTTATTATCTAAAGCAGGGTTTATTTGCCTTTCTGGTAAGGGTAGCCATACTAAGTGGTTTCATCCACTTCTACCTGGGAAACTAACATTGTCCGGTAAAGATGGAGATGATGCCAAGCCATATCAGGAAAAGGATGTCAATGGTGCTATTCAGAAGATAAAGAAAATTGAGGAAGAACAAGAATGAACTACCATTATTCTGTTGTTATTCAATGGTCGGATGAAGACCAGTGTTATGTTGTAAGTCTTCCTGAGTGGGGAGAATTCTGTCACACTCACGGAGATACCTACGAAGAAGCGCTACAAAATGCTCAAGAGGTTTTAGAACTTTTAGTAGAATCGGCGGTTGAAGATGGTGAAACTTTACCAGAACCTTTGACCGTAGGAAAATCATTTCAGGTGGCTTAAGCAATAATCGTTAAGCTCTATACTACTAATCTTATTACAAAATTTATGTCTTTCGTAGGTCTACATATTCATAGTGATTACAGCTTACTCGATGGTGCGAGTCAAATACCAGCACTTATTGATCGAGCTAATGAGTTAGGAATGAAAGCGATCGCACTTACCGATCACGGTGTTATGTATGGTGCAATCGAACTTATTAAAATTTGCCGCAATAAAAATGTCAAGCCAATTATTGGCAACGAAATGTATGTCATTAATGGAGATATTGAGGAAAAAAAACGTCGCCCTCGCTATCACCAAGTCGTTTTAGCTAAAAATACAAAAGGTTACAAAAATCTTGTTAAATTAACGACAATTTCTCACCTCAAAGGCATTCAAGGCAAAGGAATTTTTTCGCGTCCTTGTGTGAATAAAGAATTATTAAAAGAATACCATGAGGGATTAATCGTTACTAGTGCTTGCTTAGGTGGAGAAGTACCACAAGCAATTCTGCGGGGTAGATTAGATATTGCGCGGAAAGTGGCACAAGAATATAAAGATATATTTGGTGATGATTATTATTTAGAAATTCAAGATCACGGTTCGCAAGAAGACCGAATTGTTAATATTGAAATTATTAAAATTGCACGAGAATTAGATATTAAATTTATTGCGACAAACGATTCGCATTATATCTCTTGCTTCGACGTAGAAGCACACGATGCTTTATTGTGCATTCAAACAGGAAAACTCATTGCAGAAGATAAACGGATGCGATACAGCGGGACAGAGTATCTCAAATCTGCGGAAGAGATGAGTCAACTGTTTCGCGATCATTTACCTGATGATATGATTCAAGAAGCGATCGCCACCACGGTAGAAATTGCTGATAAAGTTGAACCTTACCATATCATGGGTGAACCGCGAATTCCTAACTATCCGGTTCCCGCAGGACATACCGCCGATACTTTTCTAGAAGAAGTCGTATGGGAGGGAATGCTAGAACGCTTTAATCGCCGATCGCACAGTGAAATTGACCCAACATACAAAGAAAGGCTGGATTATGAATTAAAGATGATCCAGCAAATGGGCTTTTCCACTTATTTTTTAGTTGTTTGGGACTATATTAAATACGCTAGAGATCATCAAATTCCTGTTGGTCCTGGGCGGGGTTCAGCTGCTGGTTCTTTAGTTGCTTATGCTTTAAGAATTACAAATATTGACCCTGTGCATCATGGATTGTTATTTGAGCGTTTTTTAAATCCTGAACGCAAATCAATGCCTGATATTGATACAGATTTCTGTATCGAAAGACGCGATGAAGTTATTGATTATGTAACGCGAAAATACGGAACAGATCGAGTTGCCCAAATTATTACCTTCAACCGTCTTACTTCCAAAGCAGTTTTAAAAGACGTGGCGCGGGTATTAGATATTCCCTATGGTGAAGCTGACCGCATGGCAAAGCTCATTCCTGTTGTGCGGGGTAAACCAACCAAGCTTTCAGTGATGATTTCTGATGCAACCCCAGCACCAGAGTTTAAAGAAAAATATGAAAATGATCCAAAAGTCCGTCACTGGATTGATATGGCAATTCGGATTGAAGGAACCAACAAAACTTTTGGCGTTCATGCTGCGGGAGTTGTCATTTCTTCTGAACCTTTAGACGAGATTGTTCCGTTACAAAAGAATAATGATGGTTCAGTTATTACCCAGTATTTTATGGAAGATTTGGAATCACTGGGATTGCTAAAAATGGACTTTTTAGGATTAAAAAATTTAACTCTTATTCAAAAAACAATTGAGTTAATTAAACAAAACCAAAATATCGAGATTGACCCTGACTATCTGCCCCTGGAAGAAAGGAAAGTCCAAAAAATCTTAGCCAAGGGTGAAGTCAAAAAAATGCCACAAGAAGTGCAAAAAACTTACAAAGTTCTCGAAGAAGGAGAACTTGAAGGAATTTTCCAACTAGAATCTTCAGGAATGCGGCAAATTGTTCGCGATTTGAAGCCTTCGTGTATTGAAGATATTTCTTCAATTTTGGCATTGTATCGTCCTGGTCCCCTCGATGCTGGACTCATTCCTAAGTTTATTAACCGCAAACACGGTCGCGAAGAATTAGACTACATCCATCCGCTATTAGAGCCAATTTTAAATGAAACTTATGCTGTCTTAGTGTATCAAGAGCAAATCATGAAAATGGCTCAAGATTTAGCAGGATATTCTTTAGGGCAAGCAGATCTTTTACGGCGAGCAATGGGTAAAAAGAAAGTTTCCGAGATGCAAAAACATCGGGAAGCTTTTGTTGATGGCGCGGCTAAAAACGGTGTTAGAAAACAAGTAGCTGAAGAGTTATTTGACCAAATGGTCAAGTTCGCTGAGTATTGCTTAAGCTATGATACTGAGATACTAACTGTTGAATGTGGGTCAATACCTATTGGCAAAATAGTTGAAGAAAAAATTGAATGTACAGTTTATAGTATTGATAGTAATGACTATGTATATATACAACCAGTTGCTCAATGGCATAATCGAGGTCAACAAGAAATTTTTGAATATTGCTTAGAAAATGGCTTAGTTATTCGAGCAACGAAAGAACATAAGTTTATGACTACTAACGGTCAAATGCTACCAATTGATGAGATATTTGAAAAAGGACTTGAATTAAAGCAAATACAGTCCACAAATGGACAATAAAATGTTTACGAAATATAATCAATTAACCATGCGACAAAAGCAGCAAATTATTGATGCTTTTGAGTTTGGAATAGAGTGCCAAGTCATTCCTCAATATATTGGTGTTAGTGGTAGAGCAGTAGCTAGAGTTCTTAGTGAAGCTGGTATTAATACTAAACGTAGAAATCGCTATACTTTAAATGAAAACTATTTTGATGAAATTGACTCTCAAGTTAAAGCATATTTATTAGGTTTGATAGCTGCTGATGGTTGTGTTACTCAAATAAACTACATTGCTTTTGAATCTATAGATAAGGAACTGACAGAATTACTTAGTATCGAATTGCAATACTCTGGAAAAATTAGAATTATTAAGCCTCAAGGTTATGCGCCCCATTATCGAATTAATTTTTCATCCCGAAGCTTAGCTAGTGCTTTACGTAGCTACGGAGTAGTAACCGGAAGAATGTTTTCCGGTAGCTATTATTCTCCTAACTCAGAGTATTTAGCTTCATACGTGTTAGGCTACTTTGACGGTGATGGTTGTGCTTATGTAAATAAAGGTAGAAGTGGCGGACTGATATGTATTGTGGGTTCTTATGAATTTACTTACGAACTCATAAAGTGCTTAGGGATGGGGTCTGTAGAAGAACATAGCTTAAAAAAGGCTTATTACTGGAGAATTTTTAGTCGTAAAAATATAGAGGCTTTTTATAATTTGGTGTATCAGCAATCACAAGTAGGACTACAACGTAAAAAGAAGAAAATTGAAGAAATATTAGGGAGCTACAGACGTGATTAAAATAGTCAGCCGTAAGTCACTAGGAAGCCAACCTGTTTATGATATCGGGGTAGAAAGCGACCATAACTTTATATTGGCAAATGGAGTAGTAGCTTCTAATTGTTTTAACAAATCCCATTCGACTGCTTATGGTTATGTTACCTATCAGACAGCATACTTAAAAGCGAATTACCCTGTAGAATACATGGCAGCACTGCTGACAGCGAACAGTGGTGATACAGATAAGCTCCAAAAATATCTTTCTACGTGTCTGAATATGAATATTCAGATTGAACCACCAGATATTAATCGCTCTGGGGTAGATTTTACACCAGTAGCAGGCAAAATTTTGTTTGGCTTATCAGCGGTAAGAAATGTTGGACAAGGAGCGATCGCGTGGATTCTAGCAGCCCGCAACGAGGGAGGTGAATTTCAATCCCTTGCCGATTTGTGCGATCGCGTCGATTTACGTGCAGTGAATCGCCGTACCTTAGAAGCCTTAATTCATTGTGGTGCTTTTGATAAACTCGAAGCTAATCGCCAGCAACTGATTCAAGACCTTGAGTTAATTATCGATTGGGCACAATCGCGTGCGAAAGATCGTGCTAGTGGTCAAGTTAATTTATTTGATTGGAGTGGGATAGCTAATAATGACA
This genomic interval carries:
- the gatA gene encoding Asp-tRNA(Asn)/Glu-tRNA(Gln) amidotransferase subunit GatA, coding for MASIRELHQQLVSKERSAVEITQEALQRIVALEPKLHSFLSVTADTALAQAQVVDAKIAAGEEIGLLTGIPIGIKDNMCTKGIRTTCASKILENFVPPYESTVTQKLVDAGTVMVGKTNLDEFAMGSSTENSAFQVTANPWDLERVPGGSSGGSAAAVAAQECVVALGSDTGGSIRQPASFCGVVGMKPTYGLVSRYGLVAFASSLDQIGPFGRTVEDAAILLGAIAGYDCKDSTSLKVEVPDYTQALKPDVKNLRIGIITETFGEGLDPAVEQAVTKAIEQLKDLGAEVQEISCPRFRYGLPTYYIIAPSEASANLARYDGVKYGLRTSDAENLLSMYNRTRAAGFGTEVKRRIMVGTYTLSAGYYDAYYLKAQKVRTLIKQDFENAFANVDVLVCPTVPTTAFKAGEKTDDPLSMYLTDLMTITVNLAGLPGISIPCGFDDRGLPIGLQLIGNVLREDLLFQVAYAYEQATEWHKHTPKVLI
- a CDS encoding alpha/beta hydrolase is translated as MLNKLSLRWLVSAGLIAALFYIGLSVYLFFQQTRFIFFPSPIIQTTPEFFNLRYREVWLSVSTTAGQVERIHGWWIPATQSNGQVLLYLHGNGINIGANVAHAYRFHQMGFSVLLIDYRGYGRSDGAFPSEASVYQDAAVAWDYLVTQQQIDPSQIFIYGHSLGGAIAINLALQQPNAAGLIVESSFTSIRAMIDFQRAYRIFPIDLILRQRFDSISKVPTLQTPVLFLHGTADWQVPAQMSEQLYAAVPEPKQLILIPGAGHNNVAEVADSKYFQVVQNFVRQVSTQQVAEH
- a CDS encoding Type 1 glutamine amidotransferase-like domain-containing protein; this encodes MGITVVISVRRSRIMSCRQIIAMGGGGFSMEPENLLLDQYILGLVNKEKPKVCFVPTASGDAEDYIARFYASYSTLPSTPSHLSLFKPPPADLRTLVLEQDIIYVGGGSTKNLLALWKEWGLDIILKEAWESGVILAGLSAGSICWFEQGVTDSLPGELTVLPCLGLLQGSNCPHYDGELERRPAYHRLLSAGHISDGYAADDGVALHFINNRLEQIVSSRPNAKAYRLQKMAEGIQESPLETVYLGT
- a CDS encoding type II toxin-antitoxin system HicA family toxin, whose translation is MPNKIRELKSLLSKAGFICLSGKGSHTKWFHPLLPGKLTLSGKDGDDAKPYQEKDVNGAIQKIKKIEEEQE
- a CDS encoding type II toxin-antitoxin system HicB family antitoxin, yielding MNYHYSVVIQWSDEDQCYVVSLPEWGEFCHTHGDTYEEALQNAQEVLELLVESAVEDGETLPEPLTVGKSFQVA
- a CDS encoding DNA polymerase III subunit alpha, which codes for MSFVGLHIHSDYSLLDGASQIPALIDRANELGMKAIALTDHGVMYGAIELIKICRNKNVKPIIGNEMYVINGDIEEKKRRPRYHQVVLAKNTKGYKNLVKLTTISHLKGIQGKGIFSRPCVNKELLKEYHEGLIVTSACLGGEVPQAILRGRLDIARKVAQEYKDIFGDDYYLEIQDHGSQEDRIVNIEIIKIARELDIKFIATNDSHYISCFDVEAHDALLCIQTGKLIAEDKRMRYSGTEYLKSAEEMSQLFRDHLPDDMIQEAIATTVEIADKVEPYHIMGEPRIPNYPVPAGHTADTFLEEVVWEGMLERFNRRSHSEIDPTYKERLDYELKMIQQMGFSTYFLVVWDYIKYARDHQIPVGPGRGSAAGSLVAYALRITNIDPVHHGLLFERFLNPERKSMPDIDTDFCIERRDEVIDYVTRKYGTDRVAQIITFNRLTSKAVLKDVARVLDIPYGEADRMAKLIPVVRGKPTKLSVMISDATPAPEFKEKYENDPKVRHWIDMAIRIEGTNKTFGVHAAGVVISSEPLDEIVPLQKNNDGSVITQYFMEDLESLGLLKMDFLGLKNLTLIQKTIELIKQNQNIEIDPDYLPLEERKVQKILAKGEVKKMPQEVQKTYKVLEEGELEGIFQLESSGMRQIVRDLKPSCIEDISSILALYRPGPLDAGLIPKFINRKHGREELDYIHPLLEPILNETYAVLVYQEQIMKMAQDLAGYSLGQADLLRRAMGKKKVSEMQKHREAFVDGAAKNGVRKQVAEELFDQMVKFAEYCLSYDTEILTVECGSIPIGKIVEEKIECTVYSIDSNDYVYIQPVAQWHNRGQQEIFEYCLENGLVIRATKEHKFMTTNGQMLPIDEIFEKGLELKQIQSTNGQ
- a CDS encoding LAGLIDADG family homing endonuclease encodes the protein MDNKMFTKYNQLTMRQKQQIIDAFEFGIECQVIPQYIGVSGRAVARVLSEAGINTKRRNRYTLNENYFDEIDSQVKAYLLGLIAADGCVTQINYIAFESIDKELTELLSIELQYSGKIRIIKPQGYAPHYRINFSSRSLASALRSYGVVTGRMFSGSYYSPNSEYLASYVLGYFDGDGCAYVNKGRSGGLICIVGSYEFTYELIKCLGMGSVEEHSLKKAYYWRIFSRKNIEAFYNLVYQQSQVGLQRKKKKIEEILGSYRRD